In one Arachis duranensis cultivar V14167 chromosome 9, aradu.V14167.gnm2.J7QH, whole genome shotgun sequence genomic region, the following are encoded:
- the LOC107466901 gene encoding uncharacterized protein LOC107466901 has product MRLSLGENNIQELKNFAEWLLKIGDGLAGDGESIVHIPSDILIKNSETVLNDLIDFVYPDMLSNLSVENYFKDRAILAPTLDCVTDVNNKMTAGLPGQERVYLSSDSVCAKEGNMKFELDAFLPEILNGINCLGLPPHKLVLKVGALVMLLRNIDQTNGLCNETRMQVRRMENHVIECKTLTGNKAGSIVLIPRLNLISNNETLPVRFQRRQFSIIMSFAMTINKS; this is encoded by the coding sequence ATGAGATTGTCACTAGGTGAAAACAacatacaagaactcaaaaatTTTGCagaatggctactcaaaattgGTGATGGTTTGGCTGGTGATGGTGAATCGATCGTTCATATACCATCTGACATTTTGATTAAGAACTCTGAGACAGTTTTGAATGACCTCATTGATTTCGTGTATCCAGATATGTTATCCAATTTATCcgttgaaaattattttaaggaTAGAGCAATTCTTGCACCAACTTTGGATTGTGTCACTGATGTCAACAACAAGATGACTGCAGGGTTACCTGGACAAGAAAGAGTCTACTTAAGTTCAGACTCTGTGTGTGCTAAAGAGGGAAATATGAAATTTGAGTTAGATGCTTTTTTGCCGGAAATTCTAAATGGAATAAATTGTTTAGGTCTACCACCACACAAGTTGGTTCTGAAGGTTGGCGCTCTTGTTATGTTGCTGCGAAATATAGACCAAACTAATGGTTTGTGCAATGAAACGAGGATGCAAGTTAGAAGAATGGAAAATCATGTGATAGAATGCAAGACTTTAACTGGTAACAAAGCTGGAAGTATTGTTCTTATCCCAAGACTGAATCTAATTTCAAATAATGAAACATTGCCGGTCAGGTTTCAAAGAAGacaattctcaattatcatgTCATTTGCAATGACAATAAATAAGTCTTAG